A stretch of the Archangium violaceum genome encodes the following:
- a CDS encoding phosphoesterase encodes MTDPQSHEQSPSPQSSEVSSPPAARLSRRALLGTAGGATVAGLAMGGGLGSLLLPGRAGAEELGPVNAPRRVAQAREVRIEAANQQARRPLPRHLANGDEQRHPGFIANFTKGLPHDSRGHVEPGAYAALLQALRTGRPDDFERIPLGGARKLANPQAALAFDLIGPDSHHVTLPPAPAFASAESAGEMVELYWMALARDIPFAEYDTHPLTRAAAEDISSLSDFRGPREADGTVTSRTLFRGTTPGDLNGPYVSQFLLWDVPHGAQLLRQQNRVPVAADDYMTVFGEWLAIQNGHAPGKNVFDATRRYLRNLRDLGEFVHVDFSFQAYLNAQLILQGLRAPFNPTHPYLSSRTQQGVVTFGNEYIAPLVAAAANRAQKAVYFQKWAVHRRLRPEEYAGRVHRVRTGAADYPVHSEVLNNQAVDRVFSRFGSHLLPMAFPEGSPIHPSYGAAHSAAAGACVTILKAFYDASYVLPTPVVADSEGLALVPYSGPPLTVGGELDKLAYNCSIGRNGAGVHYRSEAIESMILGETVALEMLRDERLTFNESFRGFTLTRFDGTTVTL; translated from the coding sequence ATGACCGACCCACAGTCCCATGAGCAGAGCCCCTCCCCGCAGTCGTCCGAAGTCTCCTCTCCACCGGCTGCCCGGTTGAGCCGCCGCGCGCTCCTGGGAACCGCCGGAGGCGCCACCGTGGCGGGGCTCGCGATGGGGGGCGGCCTGGGCTCTCTGCTCCTCCCCGGGAGGGCAGGGGCCGAGGAGCTGGGGCCCGTCAACGCGCCTCGCCGCGTGGCTCAGGCCCGCGAGGTCCGAATCGAGGCCGCCAACCAGCAGGCGCGCCGTCCTCTGCCTCGACACCTCGCCAACGGGGATGAGCAGCGTCATCCGGGCTTCATCGCCAACTTCACCAAGGGCCTGCCGCATGACAGCCGTGGGCACGTGGAGCCCGGGGCCTACGCCGCGCTTCTCCAGGCCCTGCGCACGGGACGGCCGGACGACTTCGAGCGGATTCCGCTGGGAGGGGCGCGCAAGCTGGCCAACCCGCAGGCAGCCCTGGCCTTTGATCTGATCGGGCCAGACAGCCACCACGTCACCCTGCCGCCCGCCCCGGCCTTCGCGAGCGCGGAGAGTGCGGGGGAGATGGTGGAGCTGTACTGGATGGCGCTCGCCCGTGACATTCCCTTCGCCGAGTACGACACGCACCCGCTCACGCGCGCGGCGGCCGAGGACATCTCCAGCCTCTCGGACTTCCGTGGCCCACGGGAGGCGGATGGCACGGTGACGTCGCGCACGCTCTTCCGGGGGACCACGCCTGGGGATCTGAACGGCCCCTACGTGTCGCAGTTCCTCCTGTGGGACGTGCCCCATGGCGCTCAACTCCTGAGGCAGCAGAACCGGGTACCGGTGGCCGCGGATGACTACATGACGGTGTTCGGGGAATGGCTGGCCATCCAGAATGGCCATGCCCCCGGCAAGAACGTCTTCGACGCCACCCGCCGCTACCTCCGCAACCTGCGTGACCTGGGGGAGTTCGTCCATGTGGACTTCTCCTTCCAGGCGTACCTCAACGCGCAGCTCATCCTGCAGGGCCTGCGTGCACCCTTCAATCCGACCCACCCCTACCTTTCCTCGCGGACCCAGCAGGGCGTCGTCACGTTTGGCAACGAGTACATCGCCCCTCTCGTGGCCGCCGCGGCGAACCGCGCCCAGAAGGCGGTGTACTTCCAGAAGTGGGCCGTCCACCGCCGGCTCCGTCCAGAGGAGTACGCCGGACGTGTGCACCGCGTGCGTACCGGGGCCGCGGACTACCCGGTGCACAGCGAGGTGTTGAACAACCAGGCCGTGGACAGGGTGTTCTCTCGCTTCGGCTCCCACCTGCTGCCGATGGCCTTTCCCGAAGGCTCGCCCATCCACCCCTCCTACGGCGCGGCTCACTCGGCCGCCGCGGGAGCGTGCGTCACCATTCTCAAGGCCTTCTATGATGCGTCCTACGTCCTGCCCACCCCGGTCGTGGCCGACTCGGAGGGCCTGGCCCTCGTCCCCTACTCAGGGCCGCCGCTCACCGTGGGGGGAGAGCTCGACAAGCTCGCCTACAATTGCAGCATCGGGCGCAACGGCGCGGGCGTGCACTACCGCTCCGAGGCCATCGAGTCGATGATTCTCGGCGAGACCGTGGCCCTCGAGATGCTGCGTGACGAGAGGCTCACCTTCAACGAGAGCTTCCGGGGCTTCACCCTGACACGGTTCGATGGGACGACGGTCACACTCTGA
- a CDS encoding transposase codes for MGTHGWAYRRRQPEGTVLYEAVRDNLATLLAEASEVGRGMPRYVERDFARYLECGVLAHGFARVRCESCKDELLVAFSCKGRGVCPSCNAKRAHVTAVHLVERVLPHVPYRQWTLSFPHRVRWVLLKDVGLLSDVLTVFLRAVFALQRRRARRQGMRGGQVGAVSFIQFFGSALQVTPHFHSLVPDGVFVPREGGVRFEALPPPTQGEVEQLLRVVRHRALRLLEKRGALPAQGPEDALQAYQAHSLQQRLRWTEVDVRPPPRKQPRCALLEGFSLHANTHLHANDRQGLERLCRYGARGALALERLARMEDGRIAYRMKRPLPDGTTHLLFTGLELLRRVASLVPAPRANLTRFHGVFAPGAQLRPFLVPQAGAEERSVAPQAAASTEPMKEKTPRVDWAELLRRTFALDVFACPRCGGRRKVLAYVTAPAGVRSILEHLGLPSQALKRAPARGPPQQAWC; via the coding sequence GTGGGGACGCACGGGTGGGCGTACCGGCGAAGGCAGCCGGAGGGGACGGTGCTATACGAGGCGGTGAGGGACAACCTGGCCACGCTGCTGGCGGAGGCCAGCGAGGTGGGGCGCGGCATGCCCCGGTACGTGGAGCGGGACTTCGCCCGGTACCTGGAGTGCGGCGTGCTGGCGCACGGCTTCGCGCGGGTACGCTGCGAGAGTTGCAAGGACGAGCTGCTCGTCGCCTTCTCGTGCAAGGGGCGAGGGGTGTGCCCCTCCTGTAACGCGAAGCGGGCGCATGTGACGGCGGTGCACCTGGTAGAGCGGGTGCTGCCGCATGTGCCCTACCGTCAGTGGACGCTGTCCTTTCCGCACCGGGTGCGGTGGGTGCTGCTCAAGGACGTGGGACTGCTCTCGGACGTCCTCACCGTCTTCCTGCGCGCGGTGTTTGCCCTGCAGCGCCGAAGGGCACGGCGGCAGGGAATGCGGGGTGGGCAGGTCGGGGCCGTGTCGTTCATCCAGTTCTTCGGCTCCGCCTTGCAGGTCACGCCGCACTTCCACTCGCTGGTGCCGGACGGCGTCTTCGTGCCGCGGGAGGGCGGCGTGCGCTTCGAGGCGTTGCCGCCGCCCACGCAAGGTGAGGTGGAGCAGTTGCTGAGGGTGGTGCGTCATCGGGCGCTGCGCCTGCTGGAGAAAAGAGGGGCACTGCCCGCTCAAGGACCCGAGGACGCGCTGCAGGCGTACCAGGCGCACTCCCTGCAGCAACGGCTGCGCTGGACGGAGGTGGACGTCCGGCCCCCTCCCCGAAAGCAGCCCCGGTGCGCCTTGCTGGAAGGCTTCTCCCTGCATGCCAATACGCACCTCCATGCCAACGACAGGCAGGGGCTGGAGCGGCTGTGCCGCTATGGGGCGCGTGGCGCGCTGGCGCTGGAGCGCCTGGCGCGAATGGAGGATGGACGCATCGCCTACCGCATGAAGCGCCCGCTGCCCGACGGCACCACGCACCTGCTCTTCACCGGGCTGGAACTGTTACGGCGTGTAGCGTCCCTGGTACCTGCGCCTCGGGCAAACCTCACGAGGTTCCACGGCGTCTTTGCTCCAGGCGCGCAACTGCGGCCATTTCTGGTCCCCCAAGCCGGAGCGGAGGAGAGGAGCGTGGCGCCCCAGGCAGCGGCCAGCACGGAGCCGATGAAGGAGAAGACGCCGCGAGTAGACTGGGCCGAGTTGCTCAGGAGGACGTTCGCACTGGACGTGTTCGCCTGTCCGCGGTGTGGAGGCAGGCGAAAGGTGCTGGCGTATGTGACGGCCCCGGCAGGGGTGCGCTCGATATTGGAGCACCTGGGACTTCCCTCGCAGGCTCTGAAGCGGGCCCCGGCCCGGGGACCACCCCAGCAGGCGTGGTGCTGA
- a CDS encoding DEAD/DEAH box helicase: MEDITAAITAHQVVIVAGATGSGKTTQLPKVLLAMGRGRPRQIGVTQPRRIAATSVAARVARELGTELGTDVGYQIRFEDRSSRRTAVKFMTDGVLLAQIHSDPLLSRYDTIVLDEAHERSLTIDFLLGWLKRILPRRPDLKVVVSSATIETERFSRFFGGAPVIQVEGRTFPVDVLYEPPPEDAELADSVADAVADVLSLDPDGDILVFLPGSGKSAKPRMP; this comes from the coding sequence GTGGAGGACATCACCGCGGCCATCACCGCCCATCAGGTCGTCATCGTCGCGGGGGCCACCGGCTCGGGGAAGACGACGCAGCTGCCCAAAGTCCTGCTCGCCATGGGGCGCGGCCGCCCGCGCCAGATTGGCGTCACCCAGCCCCGGCGTATCGCCGCGACGAGCGTGGCCGCGCGCGTGGCACGCGAGCTCGGCACGGAGCTGGGCACGGACGTCGGCTACCAGATTCGCTTCGAGGACCGCTCGTCCCGGCGGACGGCCGTGAAGTTCATGACCGACGGGGTCCTGCTCGCGCAGATTCACAGCGACCCGCTCCTGAGCCGCTACGACACGATCGTGCTCGACGAGGCCCACGAGCGCAGCCTCACCATCGACTTTCTGCTCGGGTGGCTCAAGCGCATCCTCCCCAGGCGCCCCGACCTCAAGGTGGTGGTGAGCTCGGCCACCATCGAGACCGAGCGCTTCTCGCGGTTCTTCGGGGGGGCTCCGGTCATCCAGGTGGAGGGCCGGACCTTTCCGGTGGACGTGCTCTACGAGCCGCCCCCCGAGGACGCCGAGCTCGCCGACTCCGTCGCCGATGCGGTGGCGGACGTGCTCTCGCTCGACCCGGACGGGGACATCCTCGTGTTCCTCCCCGGGAGCGGGAAATCCGCGAAGCCGAGAATGCCCTGA